ATCGATGATCTCGCGCGCGATCATTTCGCCTTCGCGGTCGGCATCGGTGGCGATCACCAATTCGCCAGCCTGGGCGACGAACTGCTTCACGATCTTGAACTGCGCGGCGGTCTTGGCCTTGACCTTGATGCGCCAGCGCTCGGGAAGAATGGGCAACTGCTCAATGGACCAGTGCTTGTACTGTTCGCCGTAGGCTTCCGGCGGTGCCGCCTCGACAAGATGGCCGATGCACCAGGTCACCGTGATGCCCGAACCGCTGTAGCAGCCGTTGCCGCGCTGCCGGGCGCCCAACACCCTGGCGATGTCCTTGCCTTGCGAAGGCTTTTCGCACAGAAACACGCGCATGAAGCCTCCTGGGTGTGCGTGACGGTCATCGAATGATCGTCAGCATCCCGGAGGGCAATGAATGTGGCAGCAAACAACGCGACAGCGGCAGGCACCAACTTGTGCGGGTTCAGGGTGCGGTGTCTGCCTTTGGCTTTGCAGGTCTATAGGACAGGGCGCAGACCCTGCTGATCAGCGTGAATCCAGCAACCGGGACTCTCGCTATCGAAAAACTCCACCTCAACGTGCCAACCCAGGGTATCGCGGATCGTCTGAAAGACCCTGTTGCAATAGGCCTGATCTCCTCGAAACACCGACACCGCCACACGATTGATCCCTGTTCCACTCATCCGTTGCAAGAGATGGAGATCTTGTTCGGCGAATCCCCAGCCGTAAACAACGAGAGTGTTCCGCGGTGACTTCAGAACTTCTCTGTAGACCGTGGAGAGGTAGTAGCTGTTCTGGATGGACGTGACCTTCTGCTGCCACGTTCCTTCGCTCACGAACAACGGAACAACGCTTTCACTCTGCCAAAGCTGAAGTATCGCTTCGAGAAGACCAGCGTCCCTGTTGTGTATCTTCAGTTCTTGCTCGACCAAATTCCTGCACAGCACAAGGCTGCCATGGGCATGGAACACCAGTGTGGTCGAGCGCTCCCTG
Above is a genomic segment from Pseudomonadales bacterium containing:
- a CDS encoding DNA topoisomerase III, which codes for MRVFLCEKPSQGKDIARVLGARQRGNGCYSGSGITVTWCIGHLVEAAPPEAYGEQYKHWSIEQLPILPERWRIKVKAKTAAQFKIVKQFVAQAGELVIATDADREGEMIAREIID